The Actinosynnema mirum DSM 43827 genomic interval GTCGGCGGCAGGCGCGCCGACGCGGCCGTGGGCTGGCTGGTCGACCTGTTCCTGGCCCTGCCGCACCTGGTGCTGCTGATCCTGCTGGCGTTCGCGCTCGGCGGCGGCACCGGCTCGGTCATCCTCGCCGTCGCCCTGACCCACTGGCCGACCCTGACCCGCGTGCTGCGCGGGCGGGCGCGCGGAGTGGTCGGCTCGAACTACGCGCTCGTGGCCACCCAGCTCGGGCGCAGCCGGTGGTGGATCGCGCGCAAGCACGTCGCCGGTCACCTGACCGGGCAGTTCCTGGTCGGCCTGGTGCTGCTGTTCCCGCACGCGATCCTGCACGAGGCGGCCCTGTCGTTCCTGGGCATGGGCGTGGACCCGGCGCAGCCGTCGATCGGGGTGCTGCTGTCGGAGTCGATGCGGTTCCTGTCGGCGGGCGCGTGGTGGCTGGCGCTGCTGCCCGGCGCGTGCCTGCTGCTGGTCGTGAAGGCCGTGGACGGCGTCGGCGAGCACCTGCGCGCGCTGCTGGACCCGAGGAGCCACCACCTGTGAGCCTGCTGGAGATCGACGCGCTGGGCGTGCGGTTCGGCCAGTACGAGCGCGGGCTGCGCCGCCGGACCGTGGTGGCGCTGTCGGGCATGGACCTGCGCGCCGACCGGGGCGAGGTGGTGGCGCTGGTCGGCGCGAGCGGGGCGGGCAAGACGCTGCTGGCGCACGCCGTGCTGGGGATGCTGCCGCCCAACGCCGAGGAGAGCGGCGAGGTGCGCTTCGCCGGTGAGGTCGTGAGCCCGGACGCGCGGCGCGCGCTGGCCGGTCGGGAGCTCGCGCTGCTGCCGCAGGCCGCCTCCTTCCTGGACCCGGTGACGCCCGTGGGCAAGCAGGTGCGCCGCTCGGCGAGGCTGGCGGGCGCGGCCGACCCGAGGGCGGCGGCGCTGGAGGCGCTGGCCTCGCGCGGGCTGGGGCCGGAGGTGGCGCGGCTGCACCCGCACCAGCTGTCCGGCGGCATGGCGCGCCGGGCGCTGGCCGCGATGGCGCTCATGGCCGACCCGGCGCTGGTGCTGGCCGACGAGCCGACGCCCGGCCTGCCGCCGGAGTCGGTGCGCGCGGTGCTGGCCGACCTGCGCCGGGTCGCCGACGAGGGCCGCGCGGTCGTGCTGATCACGCACGAGCTGACCGGGGCGCTGGAGATCGCCGACCGGGTGGTGATCTGCCGCGACGGGCGGACCGTGGACGAGGCCGACCCCGCGGACTTCCGGGGCGACGGCGGGGCGCTGGCGCACCCGTACACGCGGGCGCTGTGGAACGCGCTGCCCGCCAACGGTTTCCACGTGCCCGGTGAGCTGGAGGGGGAGCGGTGAGCCTGCGCGCGCGGGACGTGTGGTTCCGGTACGGCCGGACCGGGCCGTGGGTGGTGCGCGGCGTCGACCTGGACGTCGAGCCCGGCGAGGTGGTCGGCTTGCACGGGGCGAGCGGGTCGGGCAAGAGCACGCTCGGCAGGCTGCTCGCGGGGCTGGACCGGCCGCGTCGTGGCGTGGTGGAGGCGGACGGCGCCGCGCCCCGGCCCGGCGAGGGCGTGCCGAACCCGGTGCAGCTCGCCTTCCAGGACGCGCACTCGGCGATGGACCCCCGGTGGCGGGTGTCCGAGGTGCTGGCGGAGACCGCGCCGGGCGGTGGCGCTGAGGTCGCCGCGCTGGACCCGGTGCTGGTGCCGCCCGCCCTGCTGGACCGGTTCCCGCACGAGATCAGCGGCGGCGAGGCCCAGCGGGTGAACCTGGCCCGCGCGCTGCTGACCTCGCCGCGCTACCTGGTGGCCGACGAGATCACCGCGAGCCTGGACGCGATCACCCAGGCGGTGATCTGGCGGCTGCTGCTGGAGCGGGTGCGGGCGGACCGGATCGGCGTGCTGGCGGTCTCGCACGACCGGCCGCTGCTCGACGCCGTCGCGGACCGGGTGGTCGACCTGGCCGCGCTGCAGGCCGAACCCGCTCGGTGATCCCACGCCCTCGGACGGGTGGCCTCCTGCGCCCGTCCGAGTGGTGTCCGCGCGCACGGCGGACGGAGCGTGCAAAACGGGCAGACAGTCCCGCCTCCCGGTGTTACACCTGGCTCACCAGTGCTTGTGGTAGCTAACCAAACCGGCTGGAGGCGGCCATGTGCGGCATCACCGGGTGGGTCTCCCACGACTCCGACCTCACCACGCGCCCCGGCGCCGGGGACGCCCTGGCCGGGATGACCGCCACCATGGCCTGCCGAGGCCCGGACGACTCCGGGACCTGGTGGCACCCGGACGCCGCCCTCGGCCACCGCAGGCTCGCCGTCATCGACCTGCCCGGCGGTCGCCAGCCGATGGTCCTGCCCACCCCGCGCGGCGACCTCTGCCTGGTCTACAGCGGCGAGACCTACAACCACGCCGAGCTGCGCGCCGAGCTGACCGCCCTGGGCCACACCTGGCGCACCGCCAGCGACACCGAGGTCGTCCTGCACGGCTACCTGGAGTGGGGCGAGCGCGTCGTCGAGCACCTCAACGGCATGTACGCCTTCGCCGTCTGGGACTCCCGCGACCGGACCCTCCTGCTGGCCCGCGACCGCATGGGCGTCAAACCCCTCTACTACCGCCCCACCCCGGACGGCGTGCTGTTCGGCTCCGAGCCCAAGGCGGTCCTGGCCCACCCGCTGGCGGAGCGCGCCGTGGACGACGACGGCCTGCGCGAGCTGCTCCTGCCCACCCAGCGGCCCGGCTGGTCGCTGTGGAAGGACCTCGTCCCGGTCGAGCCCGGAACCACCGTCACGGTCAGCCGCTCCGGGATCCGCGCCCGCACCTACTGGTCCCTGCGCACCACCCCGCACGCCGACGACCGCGACACCACCGTCGCCACCGTCCGCGAGCTGCTCACCGACACCGTCCGCCGCCAGCTCGTCGCCGACGTGCCCCGCTGCGTCCTACTCTCCGGCGGCCTGGACTCCAGCGCCATCACCGGTCTCGCGGCGGCCGAGCTGACCGAGCCGGTCCGCACCTTCTCCGTCGACTTCCCCGGCCAGGAGGAGAACTTCGCCCCGGACGACCTGCGCCCCACGCCGGACGCGCCGTACGTCCGCGACGTCGTCGGGCTCGTCGGGTCCGACCACCACGACGTCCTGCTCGACCCGGCCCACCTCACCGACCCGGACACCCGCCGCGCCGTCCTCACCGCGCGCGACGCCCCCACCGGCGCGGGGGACCTGGATGTGTCGCTGCACCTGCTGTTCAAGGCGATCCGGGCGGACTCGACCGTGGCGCTGTCGGGGGAGTCGGCGGACGAGGTGTTCGGCGGCTACCGCTGGTTCCACGACGGCTCGGCCGAGGTCGACGGGTTCCCCTGGATGGTCGCGTTCCGGGAGTCGGGCTCCGGCGCGGCCTCCCCGTACCGGGCGGACCTGATGCGACGCCTGGACCTGGGCTCCTACGTCCGGGACGAGTACCGCGCGGCCGTGGCGCGGGTCGAGCCGCTGGAGGGCGAGTCGGCGCGCGAGGCGCGGATGCGCGTGGTGTGCCACCTGCACCTGACCCGGTTCGTGCGGATGCTGCTGGACCGCAAGGACCGCATGTCCATGGCCGTGGGCCTGGAGGTGCGCGTCCCGTTCTGCGACCACCGGCTGGTCGAGTACGCCTACAACGCGCCCTGGGCGCTGAAGACCTTCGACGGCAGGGAGAAGAGCCTGCTGCGCCACGCCACCGCGCACGTGCTGCCCGCGTCGGTGCGCGACCGCGTGAAGAGCCCGTACCCGTCGACCCAGGACCCCGGTTACGCCGCGGCCCTGCAGCGGCAGGTCGCCCAGGTGCTCGCCGAACCGGGGCACCCGGTGTTCGACCTCGTTGACCGGGAGCGGGCGCGGCTGCTGGTCGGGACCGACCCCGCGCGGGTGGGCCCGGCGCAGCGCTTCGCCCTCGACCGGGTGCTGGACTTGAGCCACTGGTTCGACCTCTACCGGCCGCGCCTGCTCGCGTCCTGAGGCCGCGCCACGCGTGTCACCCCTATCTTCGGCGAGCAACAACACACACCCCGCCGCGAGCCCGGAAACCTTTGTCCGCCAATGGTTTCCGGGCTTCGCGCCGGTAGTGGTCCCGCGCGTGCCCCCGATTCCCCTTGTGGTGGAACAGAAATTTCCACCGAACGGGTGACGGAGTTCCGCCGTTGCGCCATTTCCCTTACCTGACCGCACTTCTCGGGGGTAACGCCGCGTGCCGGATGGCCGATGCACAGCTCGTACGTGAGGAGGGTCCTTGTCGCAGCACAGCACCGAATCCGCTCTCGGGGTCGACCCCGACGTCCTGGCCGCCATCGCGGCGAGGCTGCGCGAGCTGCGCGCCCGCCTCGACGTCGAGCCCGCCGACACCCGGCTCGACGTGCCCACCTCGGGCTCGGACCTGGTGTCCGGCGCGCTGGAGGACTTCACCGCCCGGTGCGCCGAGGGCAGGCAGCGGATCGGCGAGGAGCTGGAGGCCGTCGCCGCCGCGTTCGACGCCTCCGCCGCCAAGTGCCTGCGCGCCGACCACGACGGCGCGCTCGCCCTCGCCCAGCTGCTCGGCCGGAGTGCCCCGTGACCACCCTGCCCAGGCTCGCGCGTGTCGCCGCGCCCGGTGACCCCGGCGGAGTGCGCCGCGCCTCGGCCGCGCTCGCCGAGGCGGGCGAGGAGGCCGACGCGGTGCGCGCGGCGCTGCGCGCGGTCGGCGACGTGCTGTCCATGTGGCCGGGCGCCGACGGGTTCCGGGGCAGGCTCGAACGGGTCTGCGCCGACCTCGGCGTCCTGGTCACCGCGCACGCCACCGCAGCCAAGGCGCTGTCCGGCTACGCGACCGAGCTGGCCCCCGCCCGCGCCCGCGCCGGTTTCGCCCAGGCCCGCGCCGCCTCGGCCGCCGAGGAGGAGGCCGACGCCGGGCGCAGGGCCCGTGCCGCCGACGCCGAGGCCACCGCGCACGGCAACCGGGCGCTGCAGGCCGTGCAGCGGGTCGGGTACGCCAAGAACCAGCTCGTCATCGCCACCCTCGTCGGCGACGACAAGGCCGCCGACGACCTGAGCTCGCGCATCGAGACCGAGGAGCGGCTGGCGCGCGTCGCGGGCGCCGAGCACGAGCAGGCGCAGGAGCGGGCGAAGCTGGCGCAGTCCGAGCGCGAGGAGGCCGCGCGCAGGCTCGGCGCGGCCAAGGAGCTGGCCGAGCAGGCCAGGAACCTGCGCGAGACGGCGGCCCGCGTCGCCGCCGGGGTGCTGCGCGAGGCGGTGGAGCACGCGGTGGGCGAGTTCGCGGTCGGCGCGCTGGAGAGCGCGGAACCGGCGGCGGTGGGGGAGTTGGGCGGCGGGGAGGCGACGGGCGGCGGCGAGAGGGTCGAGGACGCGCCGGCCGTGCCACGCGCCGCGGTGGGAGCGCTCCAGGTGCTGTCGCGGGGGGAGCCGGCCCCGGACGCCGAGGTCGACGCCGATGCCGATGCGGCCACCACCACCGCCTCCGCAGCCGCCACCGACGCCGCAGCTGTGGAGACCGAGCCCGCCGATGCTGGGCGTCCCGCCACCGAGCCCACTGCCGCTGGGCCTGCCGACACCAATCCTGATGCCGCTGATGATGCCGCCGGTCCGGATGCCGCCGGGCCCGCTGACACCGGGAGCGTGGTGCCCGAGCTCCCGGCCGCCCGTGCCCCGCTGGCACTGCTCCCCGCCGTCGCGGCGGGGGAGTCCGAGCCGGTCGAGCGCGTGGGCAGCCACCGCGCCGCCGACCCGACCCCGGCGGGCGACGCCGAGGACCCCGTGCTGTCCGGGACCATCGACGTGGAGTGGTTGACCGCCGACGTCCTCCTGAGCCCCGCCGGGCCGCCCGAGGACCTCGCCGACTGGGCCGAGTTCGAGTCGCTGGCGGGCGTGGTCCTGCTCGGCGACCGCATCCGCCCGCCCGGCGCCGACCTCGACGAGCTGGCCGAGGTCCTGTCCCTGGACACCCGCCTGCGCGACCAGCTCCCACCCCGCGAGCAGACCCCGCTCGCCCCCGAACCCTCGGCCGCCGCCCCCTTGGCGGCCGAGGCCCTCTTCGCCGAGCCCGCAGCCGCCGAGCCAGCGACCGCCAGTTCCGCGACCGCCGGGTCTGCCGTTGAGGGGCCTGCCGCCAAGGGGGGTGCGGCCAAGTCCGCCTCCGCCGAGCCCACCCCCGCCAAGCCGTCCCCGGCCGAGAACCCGGCCCTGCCCGCCGTCGCGGAGCGCACCCCGCCCCGCCCGGCGGGCAAGGTCTCGGCGGCGCTGCGCCTCCCGGCCGGGTGGATCGAGATCGACCCCCGCTCGGACGCCCCGCTGCCCAGCGCGGCCCTGTCCGCCAGGGCGCAGCGGGCCGAGGCCGAGCGGGTCGCCAAGCTCGCCGGTCCGGTGGCGCTCGAACTGCGCAAGCTCTCCGAGGGCTCCGAACCGCTCCTCGCCGCCGTCTGGGCCGGTGGCGGCGACCTGGCCCCGCCCGCGCTCACGGCGGGCGCGCTGCTCGCGGTGTCGCCTGCGGTCGGCGGGTTGGCGCAGGTGTGGGCGTCGATCGAGCGCGCTCCCGGCGCGGGCGAGGTCACGGTGTCCTCGGTCGAGCTGCCGGGGGGCGTGGCGCTGCTGGCCACCACCGAGGTCGACCTGCCCGCCCCGGACCTGCCCGCCCCCGACCTGCCGGAACCCGACCTGCCCACCCCGGACCGCGCCCTGGTCAGCCGCTACTTCCTGCGCCTGCCGAACAGCGACCGGGTCGCCGTGCTGTCCTTCACCACCCCGAACACCGAGCTGGCCGACCGCTTCGGCGAGGTCTTCGCCGCGATCGCCGCGAGCCTGCGCTTCCACGCCGCCTGACCCCCGCCCGCCGCGCCTCCCGGAGCGGCGGACGGCCGAGCCCCGCACCGGGACCGCCGGGCTGCCCGACCTCCACCGCGAGGTCCGCGCGCACGCCGAGGAGCGCTGACCGCGCGCGGTCAGCGCTCCTCGGAAAACAGGTCAGGCGACGGCGGTGGTGGTGGCCACGAGCCCCACCCCCGCCGCGATGAGCGCCATCCCGGCCAGGGTGCCCGGCGCGATCGGGTCGGCGAACAGCACCCGACCCGCCACCGCGACCAGCGCGATGCCGCCACCGGCCCAGATGGCGTAGGTGATCGCGACCGGCAGCCCGAGCCGGATCACCTGCGCCTCCAGGTAGAACGCGATGCCGTAACCGACCACCAGTCCGAGGACCGGCAGCGGTTTCGTGAAGCCGTGCGAGGCTTTCAGGCACAACGTGGCGAAGACCTCGCTGCACACGGCGAGGCTGAGCAGGAACCACTTGAGCATGGAGTTGTCCCGGAGTCCGGAGGGAGGCGTGGGCTGGGGTGAGCAGCCTGGGCGTCAACCGCCGCGGGTGGGGAAGTGGACTCGCAGGACGAATTTGGAGGGGCCGTCAGGTGTCGTCGCGCGACACACGGAACATCACCCTTACGCCAGGAAAGTGGCCCTTGGTGGCCTGAGGTGAGGATACCCGCGACCGCCGGGGCCGCAAGGAGGTTCACCCGAGGGCCGGGCGAACAGCCTCACCCGAGCACGTCCCGCACCGCCAGCGCCAACCGCTCCGCGACCACCGCGACCTGCTCCTCGGTGATCACCAGCGGCGGCCCGAGCAGCAGCACGTCCCCGTCGCGCCCGTCCGCGCACCCGGTCGAGTGGTACACCAGCAGCCCGCGCTCCCGAGCCGCCGCCACCACCCGCTCGGCCACCCGCTCCGCGCGCG includes:
- a CDS encoding ATP-binding cassette domain-containing protein, which translates into the protein MSLLEIDALGVRFGQYERGLRRRTVVALSGMDLRADRGEVVALVGASGAGKTLLAHAVLGMLPPNAEESGEVRFAGEVVSPDARRALAGRELALLPQAASFLDPVTPVGKQVRRSARLAGAADPRAAALEALASRGLGPEVARLHPHQLSGGMARRALAAMALMADPALVLADEPTPGLPPESVRAVLADLRRVADEGRAVVLITHELTGALEIADRVVICRDGRTVDEADPADFRGDGGALAHPYTRALWNALPANGFHVPGELEGER
- a CDS encoding DMT family transporter; this translates as MLKWFLLSLAVCSEVFATLCLKASHGFTKPLPVLGLVVGYGIAFYLEAQVIRLGLPVAITYAIWAGGGIALVAVAGRVLFADPIAPGTLAGMALIAAGVGLVATTTAVA
- a CDS encoding ABC transporter permease; translation: MSALTADRRTRTLVLLGCSLLVVAAVLVAGSLAGDAAQTTALSQRNQPPSAAHWFGTDWLGRDVLARTLSGLRLSLLVGTCAAAISALVALVLACLATVGGRRADAAVGWLVDLFLALPHLVLLILLAFALGGGTGSVILAVALTHWPTLTRVLRGRARGVVGSNYALVATQLGRSRWWIARKHVAGHLTGQFLVGLVLLFPHAILHEAALSFLGMGVDPAQPSIGVLLSESMRFLSAGAWWLALLPGACLLLVVKAVDGVGEHLRALLDPRSHHL
- a CDS encoding ABC transporter ATP-binding protein; its protein translation is MSLRARDVWFRYGRTGPWVVRGVDLDVEPGEVVGLHGASGSGKSTLGRLLAGLDRPRRGVVEADGAAPRPGEGVPNPVQLAFQDAHSAMDPRWRVSEVLAETAPGGGAEVAALDPVLVPPALLDRFPHEISGGEAQRVNLARALLTSPRYLVADEITASLDAITQAVIWRLLLERVRADRIGVLAVSHDRPLLDAVADRVVDLAALQAEPAR
- the asnB gene encoding asparagine synthase (glutamine-hydrolyzing); translation: MCGITGWVSHDSDLTTRPGAGDALAGMTATMACRGPDDSGTWWHPDAALGHRRLAVIDLPGGRQPMVLPTPRGDLCLVYSGETYNHAELRAELTALGHTWRTASDTEVVLHGYLEWGERVVEHLNGMYAFAVWDSRDRTLLLARDRMGVKPLYYRPTPDGVLFGSEPKAVLAHPLAERAVDDDGLRELLLPTQRPGWSLWKDLVPVEPGTTVTVSRSGIRARTYWSLRTTPHADDRDTTVATVRELLTDTVRRQLVADVPRCVLLSGGLDSSAITGLAAAELTEPVRTFSVDFPGQEENFAPDDLRPTPDAPYVRDVVGLVGSDHHDVLLDPAHLTDPDTRRAVLTARDAPTGAGDLDVSLHLLFKAIRADSTVALSGESADEVFGGYRWFHDGSAEVDGFPWMVAFRESGSGAASPYRADLMRRLDLGSYVRDEYRAAVARVEPLEGESAREARMRVVCHLHLTRFVRMLLDRKDRMSMAVGLEVRVPFCDHRLVEYAYNAPWALKTFDGREKSLLRHATAHVLPASVRDRVKSPYPSTQDPGYAAALQRQVAQVLAEPGHPVFDLVDRERARLLVGTDPARVGPAQRFALDRVLDLSHWFDLYRPRLLAS